The Impatiens glandulifera chromosome 3, dImpGla2.1, whole genome shotgun sequence genome contains a region encoding:
- the LOC124931691 gene encoding type I inositol polyphosphate 5-phosphatase 1-like isoform X2: MKAGPIHKHRPERTTWADICFGCTCLQLLCPKLVVRKWLNISDMESDYSADTDDESDSAIEDSSDWQSKSRLNNSGNGDGADIHPTDAFPRLRRRNSETHRAQFMKTKETKVCIATWNLGGKPPPDDLDIEGWLDTTEPADMYVIGFQEIVPLNAGNIFGTEDTRPLPKWENIIRETLNRTRPMKPFKSYSDPPSPSRFKRYDEVEDEIMIEVRSHVEDDIFPLHEESNDCNEEDSVMITSENGCTDPEASVSCDAVNTDIRVPNLERKYSSSKKLSGLNCLTDDCKQNLGLLCHPINQIKKSPTGTERVDLVWPEPPLDLLVRHVLQRPNSFKSIKAFKSFRKRRSSFVRILSKQMVGVFLTIWVHRSLRKHIRNVKVSTVGVGVMGYIGNKGSISVSMSIYQTFFCFICTHLTSGERDIDAVKRNADVLEIHRRSQFHSISSVGFPKSIHEHERIIWFGDLNYRINLPYERTRELISKEDWSKLAESDELTKELKGGGVFDGWSEGTVDFPPTYKYEFNSDKYYGEDPNNGRRTPAWCDRILSYGSGIKLLSYRRTEHTLSDHRPVTASFMVDVEACCPRKLQRALTITDAEMEDQGM; this comes from the exons ATGAAGGCGGGCCCAATCCACAAGCATCGACCGGAG AGAACAACTTGGGCTGACATATGCTTCGGTTGCACCTGCCTACAACTCTTATGCCCTAAACTTGTCGTCCGCAAATGGCTCAACATCAGCGACATGGAATCCGATTACAGTGCCGACACTGACGACGAATCCGATTCCGCAATCGAAG ATTCTTCTGATTGGCAAAGCAAATCAAGACTTAACAACAGTGGAAATGGTGATGGAGCTGATATTCATCCTACTG ATGCTTTTCCAAGATTAAGAAGAAGGAATTCAGAGACACACAGAGCACAGTTTATGAAAACAAAGGAAACCAA AGTATGCATTGCCACATGGAATTTAGGAGGGAAGCCCCCCCCTGATGATCTGGATATTGAAGGTTGGTTAGATACTACTGAACCAGCTGATATGTATGTCATTGG ATTTCAGGAGATTGTGCCACTAAATGCTGGGAACATTTTTGGGACTGAAGATACACGTCCATTGCCCAAGTGGGAAAACATCATTCGTGAGACTCTCAACAGAACACGACCTATGAAACCGTTCAAATCTTACAGTGACCCCCCTTCTCCATCTAGATTTAAGCGATACGACgaggttgaagatgaaatcatgATTGAAGTGAGGAGCCATGTTGAGGATGATATTTTCCCTTTACACGAAGAATCTAATGACTGCAATGAAGAAGACAGCGTAATGATTACTTCTGAAAATGGGTGTACCGATCCTGAAGCTTCAGTCTCTTGTGATGCTGTAAATACGGATATTAGAGTGCCGAATTTAGAGAGGAAATATTCTTCTTCAAAGAAGCTCAGTGGATTGAATTGCCTAACTGATGATTGTAAGCAAAATCTAGGACTATTGTGTCATCCaattaaccaaataaaaaagtCCCCTACTGGGACAGAAAGGGTTGATTTAGTCTGGCCAGAGCCCCCACTTGATCTGCTGGTTCGTCATGTTTTGCAAAGACCAAACTCTTTCAAGTCTATCAAAGCATTTAAATCTTTCAG GAAAAGAAGGTCTTCGTTTGTAAGGATACTCAGCAAGCAAATGGTTGGAGTTTTCCTTACTATATGGGTTCACAGAAGTTTGCGTAAGCATATTCGGAATGTTAAGGTGTCTACTGTTGGTGTTGGTGTTATGGGCTACATAGGTAACAAG GGATCAATATCTGTTAGCATGTCTATATACCAGACATTCTTCTGCTTCATATGCACCCACCTAACTTCAGGTGAGAGAGATATAGATGCTGTAAAAAGAAATGCTGATGTGCTTGAAATACATCGGAGGAGTCAATTTCATTCAATCTCAAGTGTTGGTTTTCCCAAAAGCATCCATGAGCATGA GAGAATTATCTGGTTCGGTGATCTAAATTACCGCATCAACCTGCCATATGAACGTACAAGAGAATTAATTTCAAAGGAGGACTGGTCCAAGTTAGCTGAAAGTGACGAG CTGACAAAAGAGCTGAAGGGGGGTGGTGTATTTGATGGGTGGTCAGAAGGAACCGTGGATTTTCCTCCTACATATAAGTATGAGTTTAACTCAGATAAGTACTATGGCGAGGACCCAAACAATGGGAGGAGAACACCAGCATG GTGCGATCGCATTCTTTCATATGGGAGTGGAATAAAACTATTAAGCTATAGAAGGACTGAACATACACTATCTGATCATCGACCTGTGACTGCATCTTTTATGGTAGATGTTGAAGCATGTTGTCCTAGAAAGCTTCAACGAGCCCTCACAATAACTGATGCTGAAATGGAAGATCAAGGAATGTAA
- the LOC124932675 gene encoding UDP-rhamnose/UDP-galactose transporter 6-like gives MAPSSKAEKKAAVDAAAWMFNVVTSVGIILVNKALMATYGFSFATTLTGLHFATTTLMTAILRWLGYIQASHLPVTDLLKFVIVANFSIVGMNVSLMWNSVGFYQIAKLSMIPVSCLLEVVFDKIRYSRDTKLSIAVVLMGVGVCTVTDVSVNGRGFIAAFIAVWSTALQQYYVHFLQRKYSLSSFNLLGHTAPSQAASLLLIAPFLDYWLTTKRVDAFEYSLSSIVFIVLSCTIAVGTNLSQFICIGRFTAVSFQVLGHMKTILVLILGFLFFGKEGLNLQVVIGMTIAVIGMVWYGNASSKPGGKERKMSVRQQKQREGLSDSSELDEKV, from the exons ATGGCACCTTCTAGCAAGGCTGAGAAGAAGGCTGCAGTTGATGCAGCTGCATGGATGTTCAATGTCGTCACATCTGTTGGAATCATTCTAGTCAATAAAGCATTAATGGctacatatggtttcagttttg CGACAACATTGACTGGACTGCATTTTGCTACAACAACATTGATGACTGCTATTCTGAGGTGGCTGGGTTACATACAAGCTTCACATTTACCTGTCACCGACCTCCTGAAATTTGTTATAGTCGCTAACTTCTCAATTGTTGGTATGAATGTTAGTCTCATGTGGAATTCTGTAGGATTCTATCAG ATTGCAAAGCTGAGCATGATACCTGTGTCGTGCTTACTTGAAGTGGTTTTTGACAAGATTCGATACTCAAGAGACACGAAACTAAGCATTGCAGTTGTTCTGATGGGGGTTGGAGTTTGCACAGTTACTGATGTTAGTGTAAATGGAAGAGGTTTCATAGCTGCGTTTATTGCAGTATGGAGTACTGCTCTGCAACAATATTATGTGCATTTCCTTCAGAGGAAATACTCTCTTAGTTCTTTCAATTTGTTGGGGCACACCGCACCATCTCAGGCTGCAAGTTTGCTTCTTATTGCCCCCTTTCTTGATTATTGGCTCACAACCAAAAGAGTTGATGCATTTGAGTACAGCCTATCATCTATT GTATTTATCGTCCTTTCTTGCACGATTGCAGTAGGGACTAACCTTAGCCAGTTCATATGCATAGGAAGATTCACTGCCGTATCATTTCAAGTCCTTGGGCATATGAAGACAATCCTAGTATTAATACTAGGATTCTTGTTCTTTGGGAAAGAGGGCCTAAATCTACAAGTGGTTATAGGAATGACAATAGCGGTGATTGGAATGGTATGGTACGGTAATGCTTCCTCTAAACCAGGTGGGAAGGAACGCAAGATGTCAGTTAGACAGCAGAAACAGCGCGAGGGACTTTCGGATTCCTCAGAACTTGATGAAAAGGTCTGA
- the LOC124931691 gene encoding type IV inositol polyphosphate 5-phosphatase 3-like isoform X1 yields MKAGPIHKHRPERTTWADICFGCTCLQLLCPKLVVRKWLNISDMESDYSADTDDESDSAIEDSSDWQSKSRLNNSGNGDGADIHPTDAFPRLRRRNSETHRAQFMKTKETKVCIATWNLGGKPPPDDLDIEGWLDTTEPADMYVIGFQEIVPLNAGNIFGTEDTRPLPKWENIIRETLNRTRPMKPFKSYSDPPSPSRFKRYDEVEDEIMIEVRSHVEDDIFPLHEESNDCNEEDSVMITSENGCTDPEASVSCDAVNTDIRVPNLERKYSSSKKLSGLNCLTDDCKQNLGLLCHPINQIKKSPTGTERVDLVWPEPPLDLLVRHVLQRPNSFKSIKAFKSFRSSKSFGTNNPLQSDAALLTKLDLETLMYRKRRSSFVRILSKQMVGVFLTIWVHRSLRKHIRNVKVSTVGVGVMGYIGNKGSISVSMSIYQTFFCFICTHLTSGERDIDAVKRNADVLEIHRRSQFHSISSVGFPKSIHEHERIIWFGDLNYRINLPYERTRELISKEDWSKLAESDELTKELKGGGVFDGWSEGTVDFPPTYKYEFNSDKYYGEDPNNGRRTPAWCDRILSYGSGIKLLSYRRTEHTLSDHRPVTASFMVDVEACCPRKLQRALTITDAEMEDQGM; encoded by the exons ATGAAGGCGGGCCCAATCCACAAGCATCGACCGGAG AGAACAACTTGGGCTGACATATGCTTCGGTTGCACCTGCCTACAACTCTTATGCCCTAAACTTGTCGTCCGCAAATGGCTCAACATCAGCGACATGGAATCCGATTACAGTGCCGACACTGACGACGAATCCGATTCCGCAATCGAAG ATTCTTCTGATTGGCAAAGCAAATCAAGACTTAACAACAGTGGAAATGGTGATGGAGCTGATATTCATCCTACTG ATGCTTTTCCAAGATTAAGAAGAAGGAATTCAGAGACACACAGAGCACAGTTTATGAAAACAAAGGAAACCAA AGTATGCATTGCCACATGGAATTTAGGAGGGAAGCCCCCCCCTGATGATCTGGATATTGAAGGTTGGTTAGATACTACTGAACCAGCTGATATGTATGTCATTGG ATTTCAGGAGATTGTGCCACTAAATGCTGGGAACATTTTTGGGACTGAAGATACACGTCCATTGCCCAAGTGGGAAAACATCATTCGTGAGACTCTCAACAGAACACGACCTATGAAACCGTTCAAATCTTACAGTGACCCCCCTTCTCCATCTAGATTTAAGCGATACGACgaggttgaagatgaaatcatgATTGAAGTGAGGAGCCATGTTGAGGATGATATTTTCCCTTTACACGAAGAATCTAATGACTGCAATGAAGAAGACAGCGTAATGATTACTTCTGAAAATGGGTGTACCGATCCTGAAGCTTCAGTCTCTTGTGATGCTGTAAATACGGATATTAGAGTGCCGAATTTAGAGAGGAAATATTCTTCTTCAAAGAAGCTCAGTGGATTGAATTGCCTAACTGATGATTGTAAGCAAAATCTAGGACTATTGTGTCATCCaattaaccaaataaaaaagtCCCCTACTGGGACAGAAAGGGTTGATTTAGTCTGGCCAGAGCCCCCACTTGATCTGCTGGTTCGTCATGTTTTGCAAAGACCAAACTCTTTCAAGTCTATCAAAGCATTTAAATCTTTCAGGTCTTCCAAATCTTTTGGCACAAATAATCCTTTGCAATCAGATGCAGCTTTACTCACAAAACTTGACCTGGAAACCCTCATGTATAGGAAAAGAAGGTCTTCGTTTGTAAGGATACTCAGCAAGCAAATGGTTGGAGTTTTCCTTACTATATGGGTTCACAGAAGTTTGCGTAAGCATATTCGGAATGTTAAGGTGTCTACTGTTGGTGTTGGTGTTATGGGCTACATAGGTAACAAG GGATCAATATCTGTTAGCATGTCTATATACCAGACATTCTTCTGCTTCATATGCACCCACCTAACTTCAGGTGAGAGAGATATAGATGCTGTAAAAAGAAATGCTGATGTGCTTGAAATACATCGGAGGAGTCAATTTCATTCAATCTCAAGTGTTGGTTTTCCCAAAAGCATCCATGAGCATGA GAGAATTATCTGGTTCGGTGATCTAAATTACCGCATCAACCTGCCATATGAACGTACAAGAGAATTAATTTCAAAGGAGGACTGGTCCAAGTTAGCTGAAAGTGACGAG CTGACAAAAGAGCTGAAGGGGGGTGGTGTATTTGATGGGTGGTCAGAAGGAACCGTGGATTTTCCTCCTACATATAAGTATGAGTTTAACTCAGATAAGTACTATGGCGAGGACCCAAACAATGGGAGGAGAACACCAGCATG GTGCGATCGCATTCTTTCATATGGGAGTGGAATAAAACTATTAAGCTATAGAAGGACTGAACATACACTATCTGATCATCGACCTGTGACTGCATCTTTTATGGTAGATGTTGAAGCATGTTGTCCTAGAAAGCTTCAACGAGCCCTCACAATAACTGATGCTGAAATGGAAGATCAAGGAATGTAA
- the LOC124932741 gene encoding uncharacterized protein LOC124932741, whose amino-acid sequence MSRVEGMLFAAEGGGFFCSSASGYSKGLAILLLGQMYEDPLRDHSIFRHYNLTDQHHQKSHPDLQLASRKDWLVRKCASFVCFGGGRAAAAAGLERSSSPVKVVPPTQQQGHIDDDELFNSKDDDDDASRIKILKSSLKKLSTTISFSSEKLQDDIHISHQTAECKRKVQWTDTCGGELAEIQEFELSESGGSDGEFNHGNEQRCLCRLM is encoded by the exons ATGAGTAGAGTAGAAGGGATGTTATTTGCAGCAGAAGGAGGTGGCTTTTTCTGTTCGTCAGCTTCTGGATATAGTAAAGGTTTGGCCATACTTCTTTTAGGTCAAATGTACGAAGATCCCTTGAGAGATCATTCCATCTTCAGGCATTACAATTTGACAGACCAGCATCATCAGAAGTCTCACCCTGATCTTCAGCTGGCTTCTAGAAAGGACTGGCTTGTTCGCAAGTGTGCTTCCTTTGTCTGTTTCGGTGGTGGCcgtgctgctgctgctgcaggACTTGAAAGATCATCATCTCCAGTAAAAGTAGTTCCTCCTACACAGCAGCAAGGACACATAGATGatgatgagttatttaatagcaaggatgatgatgatgatgcttcGAGAATAAAGATCTTAAAGAGTAGCTTGAAGAAACTATCAACTACCATTTCATTCTCCAGCGAAAAACTGCAAGATGATATTCATATCTCCCATCAGACAGCAGAATGTAAGAGGAAAGTGCAATGGACCGATACTTGTGGTGGAGAGCTGGCTGAGATTCAAGAATTTGAGCTCAG CGAGTCAGGTGGTTCAGATGGCGAATTTAACCATGGGAATGAACAGAGATGCTTGTGCAGATTAATGTAG
- the LOC124928986 gene encoding RNA polymerase sigma factor sigF, chloroplastic-like: MVVHIAKQYQNHDLKLHDLLQEGSMGLLKSVKKFKPQAGCRFAIYAYWWIRQSIRKAIFQHSRTIRLPVKYYSFQEAKAKWEQPRT; this comes from the exons ATGGTGGTTCACATCGCTAAACAGTATCAGAATCATGATCTCAAACTTCATGATTTGTTACAG GAAGGGAGCATGGGTCTTCTGAAAAGTGTTAAGAAATTCAAGCCTCAAGCTGGTTGCAGGTTTGCTATTTATGCATACTGGTGGATAAGGCAATCCATTAGGAAGGCGATTTTCCAGCACTCTAGAACGATCCGCCTTCcagtaaaatattattcatttcaaGAAGCTAAAGCAAAATGGGAGCAGCCAAGGACCTGA